Below is a genomic region from Burkholderia pyrrocinia.
GCCATCTCGTTCTCCTGTGCTGCACTTTTTTGAACGCCCATACTCGGGCCCGACTGATTGCGTGGCAGTCTAGGAAGCCAATTTCAGGACCGCTATTCCCCCTTCGTGTTACGCCTTTCCGGTGGTGGTATGGATCGTCTCTTTTCCGAAATCGCGATGCACCAGGCGCTTGGCCGCGCAATCGATCATCTCGGCCAGCCGCGCTTCTGGCGGTTCCTGGTGCTGCTGCTCAATGAAATGGCGCCGTTCGACAATGCGCTCGCGACCGCAGTCGGCCGCGACGGCGTGCCGCTCGTGCTCGACGAATACGACACCGGCGGCACCGACACCGCATCGCCGGTGCCGCTTTACCTGAACGGGTTATATCTGCTCGACCCGTTCCTGCAGGCCGCGCACGACGGGCTCGCCGACGGCTGCTACCGGCTCGAGGAAGTCGCGCCCGACCTGTTCAGGCAAAGCGAGTATTTCCTGAGCTATTTCCGCGATGCGGTCGGCGACGACGAGATCCAGATCCTGGTGCGGCCGAACGCCGACACGCTGCTGTCGCTGTCGCTCGGCGCGGCCGCGCGCTTCGACGTCGAGCCGCTCGGCAAGCTGACGGCCGCAATGCCGTGGGTGCTCGCGACGATCCGGCAGCACTGGCGGCTGGTGGGCGACACCGCGCGCGTGACGCCCGACGCCGATCTCGGCGTGCGCGTCGAGCAGGCGCTCGCACGCTTCGGCGCGGGCGTGCTGACCGATCGCGAGATGTCGATCGCGAGAATGGTGCTGCGCGGCAATTCGTCGAAGGCGATTGCAGAGCGGCTCGCGATTTCACCGGAAACGGTGAAGGTGCATCGGCGGCATCTTTACGCGAAGCTCGGGATCTCGTCGCAGCCCGAGCTGTTTTCGCGGTTCATCCAGGCGCTGGGAGAAGATGCGGCCGGATGAGCGCATCGAGCAGCACGGATGGCAACGGGCGCGGAATCGTGCACTATCCGTGAATCGCCGCAATCCGTGCTCATCGGGGGAAGCACACGCGGATGTTCCGTCGACAACCAGGCTGCCCGGTTTTCGGGCAAGGCACGGTCATGCGCAGCGTCCTGCTACCGCCACTTTGCGCCGAGTTGCGCGAGCCCGGCGTTCCGGAGATCGTCCGGCAGCATCACCACGCGGAACTCGCAGTCTGCATTCAACATCAGGAACCACGGCTCCGCGAGCGCCGGGATCTGCGACGGGTCATCCAGATTGACGATCACGACCGCCCCGCGCCCGCCGCTCTGCTCCGTGAAATACACGGCCTCCGGCTTGACCGCTTCGAGTATTCGCGAGATCACGTCGCCGACGCTGCCGTCGCGCACCAGCGTGTTGAACGGCTCGTGAGGGATTCGTATGTTGAGAAGCATGCGCATGACCATCCTCCTTGGGCTCCGCCCGGCGTGGGCCCTTCAAGCATAGGTGCTGCGCGACGCCGCGCCAGTGGCGCCGCAAGCAGTTGCCGGCACGCATTCACATTCCGACGATTCGATGACACCGCGTCGCGCAAACGGCAATCGCCCGCGCGATGCAGGCCGGGTCGAATCGACCTCTTACGCCCCCATCATGCGGAGACCGTATCGGCCGCCAGCCCCGTCGGTTCGATCGCCAGATGCAGCGCCCGCTCCGGCCGCAGCGTCACGTTCAGCACCGCGCGCGGCGCCGCCATGCCGGGCGGCACCGACAAAACATGACGCTGCAGGATCATTGCGGCCACAACCGTCATCTCCGTCATCGCCAGATGCTGCCCGAGGCATACGCGCGGGCCCGTGCCGAACGGCATGTACGCGCCGCGCGGCAGCGCCGGCGCATCGTCGGCGAAACGCTCCGGACGAAACGCGTCGGGCTCCGGAAACCATCGCGGATCGCGCTGCATCAGCTGCAGCGGCAGCATGAACAGCGTCCGTGCGGGAAACTGCCATGCGCCCAGCGCGACCGGCCGCGATGCACGGCGGCTGATCAGGATCGGCGCGGACGGATACAGGCGCAGCGTTTCGTCGAGCGTCTGCGTCAGGTAGCGCAGCGAAGATCGCGTCTCGGCGGATGGCGCGCGACCGCCCAGCACGCGGGAAACCTCGTCGCGCGCGGCGGCTTGCACGGCCGGATTCGTGGCCATGCACCATGCCCACCAGGTCAGCGCCCCGGCCGTCGTCTCGTGGCCGGCCAGGAACGCCGTCATGCATTCATCGTGCACGGCCTGCAGCGGCCATTTCCGACCATCTGCCCGATGCAGCCGCAACAGGCGCGACAGCAGATCGTCGGGCCACGTGCGCTCCGGCATGTCGACGCGAGCACGCAGTTGCCGGTCGATCAGCCCGTTCAGCACCGCCGTCGCCCGAACCTTGCCGCGCTTCCACGGCATCCAGTCCGGCGTGCTCGCCGGCTGGTAGAACGCTGCGTCGGCCGCGGCGCTCACCGCCCGCACCGCATCCTCGGCGGCACGCGCATCGTCGCCGATCGTATCGGAGAACATCGTGCGCATGATCACGTCCATCGCCAACGACGTCAGCGCGCTTTCGATCGGCCAGTCCGGATCGCGCGCGGGCCACTGCGCGAGTGCATGACCGGCCGTCGCCGCGATCGCCGGAACGAACGCCTGAACCGGCTTCGGCATGAAGTTCGGTTGCAGCGCATGCCGCTTGTCGCGCCACGCATCGCCCTCGGCAACCAGCACGCTATGGCCGTGGACCTGCGCAAAGATGCGGATCGCGCGCTCCCAGCGCCCGAACGCGTCGTGATGCGTGACCAGCAGCTCGCGCACGAGCGCCGGATCGGTCACGACCACGGCGTGCTCGGGCCACACGCGCAAGTGCACGAGGTCGCCGTATTCGCGCTGCCAGCCGGACAGCGTGCCGATCAGGTCGCGCGACATCTTGCGCAGCAGCCCCCACCCCGTCAGGCCGGCACGCGGCCCCGGCGGCCATACGCCGGGCGGGTGAAGCACGGGCGCCGGTGCAGCGGCGCCCGCATGGAATGGACATTGGGAAGAGGATCGTGTGTTCATGCGCCGGATTGTCCGCGTCGGCGAGCCGGCGGTCTTGAACGCAAACGACATCGACACGCGTGCGGCCGGTCCCTATACTTCGGCGTCATGTTCTCCGGACCGCCATCGATCCCGCCGTCATGCCCCGATCCGCTTGCGCGCGCACCTCGTGTGTCGAGCGGCGGACAGTCGCCGCATGCGCGGCTGCATCCCGCGCCGGCCGCGCTGCAGGGCGCAGTGGTCGCGATCGTCCTGCATGACACGCGCGGCTTCGCGTTGGGCGACGCGCAGCGGCTCTCGCACTTTCCGGCCACGCCGCTCGTCTGCGTGTCGTGGTATCGGGATCTCGACGTGGGCTTCATCGAACCAACGGCCGACGGCCCGCAATGGCGCCCCTTCGGTGCCTCGGCGACGCTGTCGGGCAGCCACTCGGCCCCCACCGTCGCGTGGGCGCCGACGGGCGGGCTGATCGGCATGATCTGTTTCAACGCCGATGCGGCACGGACGCTGTTCGGCATCGCGTTGCCTGACATCCACGACCGCGTGCTCGACGCGCACGCGTGCCTCGGCCGCGACTGGCACCCGCTGCTCGATGCGCTGATCGCCGCGGATCGCGACGCCGACGCGCTGGCGGCAATCGATCGCCACCTCGCGCCCCGCTGGCAGGCGCTTCGGCCTGCGACGCCGCTGTCGTCGCTCCGCAACGCGGGGCGTAGCTGGGTCGAGCGCCTCGCGCTGCAGGCGCGCGAATGGCGCGGCACGCACAGCCCGCGCCAGGTCGAACGGCGCATCAA
It encodes:
- a CDS encoding helix-turn-helix domain-containing protein — protein: MFSGPPSIPPSCPDPLARAPRVSSGGQSPHARLHPAPAALQGAVVAIVLHDTRGFALGDAQRLSHFPATPLVCVSWYRDLDVGFIEPTADGPQWRPFGASATLSGSHSAPTVAWAPTGGLIGMICFNADAARTLFGIALPDIHDRVLDAHACLGRDWHPLLDALIAADRDADALAAIDRHLAPRWQALRPATPLSSLRNAGRSWVERLALQAREWRGTHSPRQVERRIKTYSGRSLREWQALVRTESAFFAARDRFEAGAAFNWATLALDEGFADQAHLSREVKRITGFSPSEFTQRFIDDESFWMYRLWV
- a CDS encoding cytochrome P450 encodes the protein MNTRSSSQCPFHAGAAAPAPVLHPPGVWPPGPRAGLTGWGLLRKMSRDLIGTLSGWQREYGDLVHLRVWPEHAVVVTDPALVRELLVTHHDAFGRWERAIRIFAQVHGHSVLVAEGDAWRDKRHALQPNFMPKPVQAFVPAIAATAGHALAQWPARDPDWPIESALTSLAMDVIMRTMFSDTIGDDARAAEDAVRAVSAAADAAFYQPASTPDWMPWKRGKVRATAVLNGLIDRQLRARVDMPERTWPDDLLSRLLRLHRADGRKWPLQAVHDECMTAFLAGHETTAGALTWWAWCMATNPAVQAAARDEVSRVLGGRAPSAETRSSLRYLTQTLDETLRLYPSAPILISRRASRPVALGAWQFPARTLFMLPLQLMQRDPRWFPEPDAFRPERFADDAPALPRGAYMPFGTGPRVCLGQHLAMTEMTVVAAMILQRHVLSVPPGMAAPRAVLNVTLRPERALHLAIEPTGLAADTVSA
- a CDS encoding panthothenate synthetase, with the protein product MRMLLNIRIPHEPFNTLVRDGSVGDVISRILEAVKPEAVYFTEQSGGRGAVVIVNLDDPSQIPALAEPWFLMLNADCEFRVVMLPDDLRNAGLAQLGAKWR
- a CDS encoding helix-turn-helix transcriptional regulator, which produces MDRLFSEIAMHQALGRAIDHLGQPRFWRFLVLLLNEMAPFDNALATAVGRDGVPLVLDEYDTGGTDTASPVPLYLNGLYLLDPFLQAAHDGLADGCYRLEEVAPDLFRQSEYFLSYFRDAVGDDEIQILVRPNADTLLSLSLGAAARFDVEPLGKLTAAMPWVLATIRQHWRLVGDTARVTPDADLGVRVEQALARFGAGVLTDREMSIARMVLRGNSSKAIAERLAISPETVKVHRRHLYAKLGISSQPELFSRFIQALGEDAAG